From the genome of Vibrio spartinae:
ATGGTATCTATCTGATTGATAGCGGACGGATGTGTCTGGCTGGATTGAATGCGCATAATCTTGAGCGAGTCGCACAGGCATTTGCTGCTGTGGCAGAGAATCGCGAAAAATAAGAGCACTTCACCATGAGCGCGGGTCAGCGTTTAATGGAATGACGGGAGCGTATCTGCCAAACCGTCTAATGTTTCGTGGAGCTCAGCGATCGGCTGAGCGCCATTCAGCAAAATATGTTGTTCGATAATCATCGCCGGGACCGCCTGTATGCCGGCTTCTAACCACTGTTTTTCCGTTTGTACCACCGCAGATGACCACCCCGGATCAGTGAGTACCCGCCGACAGTCTCTGCGATCTAACCCCTGAGCGACTGCGATATCGAGGAGTGTGTCAGTATCATCCATGACTCTCCCTTCCTGAAAATAAGCTAGAAAGAGAGCTTTCTGAAATGGTGTCTGTTGTTGACTGCGAGCGGCCCACATCATTAGCTGATGAGCTTTGCGTGTATTATAAATGCGCATGTCCGCGGTAAACTGAAAATCAATCCCCAACGCATTGCCAAACTCAGTGATCCTTTGTTGGCTCAGTTGTCGCTGTTGTGCGGTCATTTGATATTTTGTTTGGAGATGCTGATTGAGTATTTCACCGCCCGCAGACAGGGTCGGGTTGAGCTCAAAAGGATGCCAGTGGATCTCAGGCTGAAGATGTTTATCCACGCGGAGTTGTTCGAGAACTTTCTCCAATCGTGTATAACCAATGAAGCACCAAGGACAGACCAGATCCGATAAAATATCGATACGCAGTTTCTTCATTGAGAGTCTCCAGAATCCTACCGATAGCTTTTAGTATACCGATGGTTCTGTATTCAAATCGAGCCGCCAGCTTAACAAGATGATATGAAAATGATGCAAAAAAGTGATCGTCATGTAATTTTCAAGGACATCGGTGTCAGCGATAGTGTTTTGTTTTCAGAAAATGTAACCGAAAAGGCTAAAGAAAAATACCTCTCGGGCGATAAGCAACGAGAGGCATAAATGGCGCATTTATATATGTTAAGCGAAGGGAACTTTGAGTTCCTTTAAATCTAGTTGACGATTGCTTTTTCGGCAAATTTATTTGTTATGTTTTTGTGTTTTTCTATATAACTCACTGTTATTCATAGATAATTATAACCATGATTTGACCGGGATAATTATACCAAATTGAATCGATAGTTTGATTTAGATTGGGTATTCACGATATTGATGAAGCTGAATGCGTAAAAACTGATTTACAACAACATCTTGCTGGACGGAGCGCCCTAGTATAAAAGCCGCCATATTTGATGGCAACACTGTGGGGTGTTCATTTTTCAACCAGTGAGAGTTATGTTATGGAAAGTCTGATAGATCGCTTTCTGCATTATGTGTCATTTGATACACAATCCAACCCATACCGGAACTGCTGTCCAAGCACGACCGGGCAAAAAAAATTAGCACAGGCAATATATGATGAATTGCAAGCACTTGGGCTTAGTGATGTAACACTCGATGCTCATGGCTATGTCATGGCTAAATTGCCGGCAAATGTTGACGGTGAGATACCATCGATCGGATTTGTTGCACACCTGGATACATCTCCGGATGCTTCAGGTAAAAAAGTCGTGCCTCAGATTGTGGAAAACTATCAGGGGGGAGATATTGCATTGGGGCGGGGAGATGAAGTGTTGTCTCCGATTCAATACCAAGAATTACACCAACTGCATGGGTACAATCTCATCACCACCGATGGGAATACGCTGTTGGGCGCTGATGATAAGGCAGGTGTAGCCGAGATCGTCACAGCCATGAAAGTATTGCTGGAACATCCGGATATCCCTCATGGTGAGATTTGTATTGCCTTTACGCCGGATGAAGAAATCGGCCGTGGGGCTGATCTGTTCGATGTTGAAAAATTCGGGGCTCAGTGGGCCTATACGGTTGATGGCGGACCCGTTGGTGATTTGGAGTATGAGAACTTTAATGCTGCAACAGCGCATGTCACTTGTTATGGTGTTTCGGTTCATACCGGAACCGCAAAAGGCAAGCTGGTCAATGCCATGAATATTGCGGCTCAATTCCAGATGATGATTCCCACCGATGAGACACCGGAGAATACCGAAGGATATGAAGGTTTTTACCATTTATCCTCCGCGAATATGGGTATTGCCCGGAGTGAGTTGACCTATCTACTGCGAGATTTTGACCAGCAAGGACTAGCGCGCAGAAAAGTGCAGATGAAAGATTGGGTCGGTACACTCAACCATCAATTACATCGCGGTCGGGTTGAACTCGAGATTACGGATGGTTATGCCAATATGAAGCAAGTGATTGCGTCCAATCTACATATTATTGAGATTGCCAAAGATGCAATGAGCGATTTGGGGATTGAGCCGCAAATCAAACCAATCCGGGGCGGTACGGATGGTGCACAGCTTTCTTTCAAAGGCTTACCGTGCCCGAATTTATTTACCGGTGGTTATAATTTTCACGGCATCCATGAATTTGTGACGATTGAAGGCATGGAACAGGCGGTGAAAGTTATTGTGAAAATAGCGGAAAAAACCGCGCGGACTTACCGTGGATAAGTCGCTCTCAACGCACAGTATCATGATGATTTGTTGACCCTTTGGGATGCCTTCGTCTTTTAAGGTGTGTCAGTTGTTTAGGGTTTATTACTCTACATTATGAAAAAACTCAGATAAACTTGCAGTCATTATATATACCCCAATTATCGATAAGATTGAGCCATCTGCACATCGGTTGTATGGATTGCTTCAGACCCGAGTCTTGTTCTTATCGATAATGGGGATGCGCATACAGAGTCTTTAAAAAGATCAATTCTGTTTTTGTGATGTTTGGTTGTGAGAGAGATGCATGGATTACTTAAACAACGTGCTAGATTATCTGCTGTTCCATAAGCTACTGTTTAGTGTCATTATCGTCGGTTTTATTTTAATTATCCGCCGCAGTGCACTTGCTCTGATTCGGGGTGATGGTGCGTTTATTACCGAAAAACAGCGCAAGTGGATGTCTCAGACCAAAAATGGTACGTTTGCCGCGCTGTTGATTATCGGGTTCTTCTTGTGGAAAGAAGAGATCAATGAGTTTGCCTTGTCTGTGACTGCCATTGCGGTTGCGATTGTTGTGGCATCAAAAGAGATCATTTTATGTTTTACCGGTTCGATTCAACGGGCAAGCTCTCGCTCTTTTCGTATCGGTGACTGGATTGAAGTCGGTTCGTTATGTGGTGAAGTGATTGAACACAATATGATGGCGACGGTTATTCAAGAGATCGATTTGGGTGGGGGGCTTTACCATTACACCGGCAAAACCGCAACGCTGCCCAATAGTATGTTTTTTACCTACCCGGTGAAAAACCTGAACTTCATGAAGCGCTATGTGTTTCATAATTTTGAAATTGTGGTACGTGATTTTGTGAACTTATATACCTTGTTTCCCCAATTTCGCAAGCGAATCGAAGTCCATTTTGAGCATTTTATTGAAGTCGCGCGTCGTTATAATCAGATGATTGAGAAACATGCCGGGGTGGATTTGCCGGGGGCGGAGCCGATGATTCACATTAGCAGCACCGCGACCGGTGAACAGAAAGTCCATGTAATGATTTTTTGCCCGACTGAGCGGGCTCACGAGCTTGAACAGTTGATTCGGGCTGATTTCATGAGCCTCTACGATGAACAATTTTCCAATCAAGCCGAACCCACTCAGTAACACGATGTATCTGATATCGCCTGATATTACATCTCCAGTTTGTGCGTTTTCCTGACCTGAATCCCTAACCGCTTTGCTAACCGGGTCAAATTGGCCCGGTCCGTTTGGAGTAATCTGCTGGCTTGAGCCCAGTTATAATCTGACTGAACTAACGCTTCTTTCACCAGCTGCCGCTGAAAATCATCGGTTGCCTGTCTGAGTCCGCCACTCATAGCAATGGGAGCGGATGCGGTCACTTCAGGATTGTCCTGCATCTCAGGCGTATTGATAGGCAAACTGTCTAAAACACCGACATCCGTTAATGTAATTGTGGTCAGTGTTTGCTGAGGTTGACGGGCTCTGGCCTTCAACGTCGCTCGATTGATCACATGCTCCATTTCCCGGACATTCCCCGGCCAGTTATATTGAATCAAGTAATCGAGCACATCTTGTGCCAGTTTTAGATGACTTATGCCAAGCTTTCTTCTGGCTTGTTCAAGAAAGTAACCCGCCAGCAGACTGACATCACCTTTGCGTTCTCGGAGCGGAGGGACATGAATCGGATAAACACTGAGACGGTGGTATAAATCTGCCCGAAAGCGACCGGCTTCCACTTCTTGTTTTAAATCACGATTTGTTGCCGCAAGCACTCGGACATCAATGTGCTGCACACGATCCTGACCGACGGGCTGAATCTCATTATTTTGTAATGCTCTAAGCAATTTGCTCTGAGCGGCAAGCGGAAGCTCGCCAATTTCGTCAAGAAAAAGAGTCCCTTCGTGGGCCAGTGCAAATTTGCCGAGTCGGTTTCTGTCGGCACCGGTAAATGCGCCTTTAATGTGACCGAACAACTCGCTTTCAATGAGGTTTTCCGGAATTGCTGCACAGTTGACATAAACCAACGGTTGTCGCTTTCTGGCTGACAGGTGGTGTATCCGTCTGGCCACCAGCTCTTTGCCGACACCGGTTTCACCGAAAATCAGGATATTAAAATCGGATGAAGCGACGACGTCTATCTCATCATGCATTGATTGCATCACACGACTGGTGCCGATGATGTCACTGCGA
Proteins encoded in this window:
- a CDS encoding DsbA family oxidoreductase codes for the protein MKKLRIDILSDLVCPWCFIGYTRLEKVLEQLRVDKHLQPEIHWHPFELNPTLSAGGEILNQHLQTKYQMTAQQRQLSQQRITEFGNALGIDFQFTADMRIYNTRKAHQLMMWAARSQQQTPFQKALFLAYFQEGRVMDDTDTLLDIAVAQGLDRRDCRRVLTDPGWSSAVVQTEKQWLEAGIQAVPAMIIEQHILLNGAQPIAELHETLDGLADTLPSFH
- the pepT gene encoding peptidase T, whose translation is MESLIDRFLHYVSFDTQSNPYRNCCPSTTGQKKLAQAIYDELQALGLSDVTLDAHGYVMAKLPANVDGEIPSIGFVAHLDTSPDASGKKVVPQIVENYQGGDIALGRGDEVLSPIQYQELHQLHGYNLITTDGNTLLGADDKAGVAEIVTAMKVLLEHPDIPHGEICIAFTPDEEIGRGADLFDVEKFGAQWAYTVDGGPVGDLEYENFNAATAHVTCYGVSVHTGTAKGKLVNAMNIAAQFQMMIPTDETPENTEGYEGFYHLSSANMGIARSELTYLLRDFDQQGLARRKVQMKDWVGTLNHQLHRGRVELEITDGYANMKQVIASNLHIIEIAKDAMSDLGIEPQIKPIRGGTDGAQLSFKGLPCPNLFTGGYNFHGIHEFVTIEGMEQAVKVIVKIAEKTARTYRG
- a CDS encoding mechanosensitive ion channel family protein, with protein sequence MDYLNNVLDYLLFHKLLFSVIIVGFILIIRRSALALIRGDGAFITEKQRKWMSQTKNGTFAALLIIGFFLWKEEINEFALSVTAIAVAIVVASKEIILCFTGSIQRASSRSFRIGDWIEVGSLCGEVIEHNMMATVIQEIDLGGGLYHYTGKTATLPNSMFFTYPVKNLNFMKRYVFHNFEIVVRDFVNLYTLFPQFRKRIEVHFEHFIEVARRYNQMIEKHAGVDLPGAEPMIHISSTATGEQKVHVMIFCPTERAHELEQLIRADFMSLYDEQFSNQAEPTQ
- the norR gene encoding nitric oxide reductase transcriptional regulator NorR — encoded protein: MQNFSITTLSTLAEMTIDLASGLNDENRFNRLLETIRKVIPCDCVALMSRQGDTLIPLAMQGLTKDTLGRRFMIEEHPRFQQICSAHQAVRFDADCSLPDPFDGLLLHHDGNVPIHSCMGLPLIFDEKLLGVLTLDSLKTGVFTHIPARHLEVLSAIAASTLKMALTFSQLETQARQTQQRLQELNEEGWERDRSDIIGTSRVMQSMHDEIDVVASSDFNILIFGETGVGKELVARRIHHLSARKRQPLVYVNCAAIPENLIESELFGHIKGAFTGADRNRLGKFALAHEGTLFLDEIGELPLAAQSKLLRALQNNEIQPVGQDRVQHIDVRVLAATNRDLKQEVEAGRFRADLYHRLSVYPIHVPPLRERKGDVSLLAGYFLEQARRKLGISHLKLAQDVLDYLIQYNWPGNVREMEHVINRATLKARARQPQQTLTTITLTDVGVLDSLPINTPEMQDNPEVTASAPIAMSGGLRQATDDFQRQLVKEALVQSDYNWAQASRLLQTDRANLTRLAKRLGIQVRKTHKLEM